The Syngnathoides biaculeatus isolate LvHL_M chromosome 16, ASM1980259v1, whole genome shotgun sequence DNA segment tttttaggtgggttGGGGGTTCTCAGTCTCTCCCGCTAAATAGGCCTAGTGATGCCTCTGGCATTTAACAAGAAAACAAGTAAAAAATGATGATCATCTGGCTTCTTCATTTTTATAGCCACTGATCAAAAACTCATTGCTAAGATGTCACTCTGAGTCCTCTTTGGCCACAGTCTGTTTTCCGACTGACTGGATTGTCTGTATTGATCATTTGACACTAACAGAATAAAAACTAAATGTCGTAGATTCATAACAGACTAGAAATGTCTGTAGATTTGAATGTCCGTGTTAGTGGTTGCCTTGTGATTGTGGGTTAGGGTTTGGCTCACCTGCtgccctaatgaggacaagcagcatgggaaaaaaatacacaatattcAGGTGAAATTGTATTGTCAATaatacattattatatattgttttattaGTAATGACatagtcactgatagtgtagtgatTCACTCGGCTGAGCTTTGACCAGGCAACGTGGGaatacttttcttttcttgtgcaTGTTGTGACTGATTGGTGAAGGGGTTTAGAAAATTTGTTGAATcagtcagaatcatctttatttggccAGTATGGGAAAACACATAAAGGAATCGATCTCTGGTACTTTTGAAGTCCGACAACAAACCGATAAATAAATTAGGTAGGAATGTCTTGGATAAATGTGTTATAAGGAATGGTTCCTCTAAACAGAAATGTCATGTTCTTTGtacttgttgctttgttgttctttgttttgaatgtcgtagcagagcagcaccgactgccggagaaaaattccttgcgtgtttttacacacttgaccaataaagctgattctgctAAACAAAAACTACTACACTGCTATAATTGCGCTATCCTTACCACTGCTATCCAAAACatgagaagtgtttttttttaaatataatcgatttctgctcagtgatggtgttggtcTGTGCCCCGCAACTTATTGGTGACCAGTTTAagatgtagtccgcctttcgctccaagatagctgggataggctccagcagtccccccgaccattgtgaggataagcggcttgtacAATGTTTTACAATGATCATTTATTTGagtaatttttaatatatagcGGAGATAACTATTATTTACTCTAGTGTAGAGGCCATTTTATTCTAAACTCAACACATGGTTTTCATTGTGACCAGGCCACAGTGGCAGCCTTTGCAGCCAGCGAGGGCCACGCCCACCCACGGGTTGTGGAGCTTCCCAAGACAGACGAGGGGCTGGGCTTCAATATCATGGGGGGCAAAGAGCAGAACTCGCCCATCTACATCTCCAGAGTGATTCCTGCGGGGGTGGCTGATCGTCAGGGAGGCCTGAAGAGGGGAGACCAGCTGCTGTCTGTCAATGGAGTGGTAGGTGGCAAATGAAGCACTTTTCATATGCAGCAGTAcccgtattttaaatgtaaaaaaaaatcgctaACACTCTGTCTCTCTTCAATTCAACACACCACACAGAAGtcatgttaaaggtcaagtttcatgcctataaacattctaaaatagatattataatgaaaaatacatataacattattaacgccaatgtctatacaaaaaaataaatatgagcggagagcggtttgtccacgcgcaaagttgcagaagtctcatttgacattctagtggtagccatattggctgcaacaTCTCTCCATTACGTcgcactgggacattcgccattgagaaAAGCGCTGTGCCGCCTGCTATAGGAGACGAACgacagagatattcagatttttgatacgccccttctgacacagaagctcttttcgaagaagagaacatctcacaactcaGTGAAgcgactggggcaatattaccctatcgtttcgagccatatttagatgatatgcggatcatagCAAAACCGCATGcgaccaaaccacctccccgcccgagcCACCTCcacggcggcgatgaacaacggcgcCCACTGATGTGAGCGAAGACaccgccgcccgcgagcgatgacgcggccaaactgcctccccgtccgatccacctttgtggcggagatgagccaccgcggcccggcgccCCGATGTGCCACCCGGgctcatcgacacatttagcaccccagaTTTATGAATTACGCCCCCCccactattaattttttttttagtcgctgtatacacacctacctgccatttggaacccacgaagctctcatcctttgcaccagtgcaatccatttttcacgacgaaccgggtttttggaaaagtataaagaataaatccatcctcccgagtgtttgaacaatatccagcaatacaacgagccggctttttggctaacacgaaggaacaacgagctactttcccggaggtaaatagctaatagaaacaaacgagtccacttgagggcggtgccaccatgtacgtcacttcctacttcttcttgaaaacaaatccctcgagagaattttcatggcgggagttacaaaaagccatatatatcaaaatcatgttttgtggtgaaaaaacgcatgggtccataccggcttccattttttcattaataacatactaaaaatcatgcatttcatgacagtggacctttaacaagcctgccaaatttgcAGAAAACAAATCAAGTAGTATATAAAATCCATTTTCCGAACTTGAATAACAAGGGCCGCCTTTCAACTTTCAGAAGCTGTGGCCTGTGTGAATAGATGCTCCAAAAGAAATTAAACATACTGAGGAGGTGATAGCTTATTTAAAATCTCATCAGGCACTGATTGATATTCAGCTGTGTGTCTTCAATAATTTATCCATCGTTTTTTTTATGTCCTCATATTTTTGGAAGCTTACAGTAAAGAACGTCACCGAGCTGTTGTGTGAATTGAGGCGTCATTAGCTTGCTAACTCCAAACTGGAGTGGGACAGTATATGAGCCTTATTATGGAAGCTAAGCActgggagtgagcaggttggataggattagaaatgagctcattagagggacagccaaagttggatgttttggagacaaggtgagagagagcagatttagatggtttggacatgtccagagccgagagagtgactatattggtagaagggtgctgaggatggagctgccaggcaaaagagcgagaagaagaccaaagaaaaggttgatggatgttgtaagggaggacatgaggacagtgggtattaaagaagaagatgcacgagataggcttagatggaaaaagatgacatgctgtgtggacaagccaaaaggaaaagaagaagaaaacagatGCTAAGCAAAGTTAACTCAAAACTAGGTAGCATAAAATaaagcaagtttatttatttagctcatttcatacacggtgtaactcaatatacatgattaaaaacatttaaagaccAAGAAAATGAAACAGCTCATACATCACTTTGTGCTGATATAGTTGAGGAAGGAACGCACACGAGAAAGTCCATGCCACagccgtgtgacgtcacgggaCTGTGTTTTAGCTGGCCCCTGCAAAGTAAGGAATATTCAAATGCCGAAAAAGATGCTTTATTAAATCTCAACAGTTCAGCATTACTGTATATTCTCTTGGAGTGTTTTCATCccttcaaacatatttcatgtttttagaaGCAAAACAGATTTCTGCTTAGTGCCACTTTAATCGTGGAAGCCACAATTGCAATCCCGATTCAAATTTGACTGCTTGCGCAGCCCCTCAATGTGGGGTTTTCTGGAACACAATATAGTacctacaaaaaaaaccttgctgTTTTAATATTGAATATGATTGCACAAAGCAGATAGAAACGTTTACATTGGTGGCCTTAGGAATGCCAAAATTGCATTTGTCAGGAAGCTGAAAACACGGCACGTTTGTTGAGTATTTAAAATTGCGTCGTCACAGAGAGCAAaccattttcaacatttaaatcGTATTTTTTAAAACTAGACTCACGTGGACACCGAGCAGTAAGTAGCATTGATTTGTTCCGATTGACAGTATCTATTCTCTATGTATTGTGGATTTTCACCTAGCACGGTTGGGTGTGGAATGCATCCACCCAATAATCACGTTTACTACACTAGTTAAGTGTACTAGTCTAATGTTATGGTGGACAGGGGGATGGATGAACATGTTTAGATGAAGGGCTCACTACTTTAAAGTGAAGGCTGTAGCTTTAACTCCAAGTCTGCTGTGTTTTATCATCGTGACACCTGTACCAAAGAACCGTATCTGTGTGTCTACGCAGACTGTGGAGGGGGAGCATCACGAGAAGGCTGTGGAGTTGTTGAAGGCTGCCCAAGGTTCGGTCAAGCTGGTGGTGCGCTACACCCCGAAGGTCCTCGAGGAAATGGAGGCTCGCTTTGAGAAGATGAGGACAGCCCGCAGACGGCAGCAACATACGAGCTACACGTAAGACCACCTGCGCCGCTTTCAATTATGTGCCGAGGATGGGCACGCTCAGTCGATTGCGTGAAATTAAATGTAGCTTTATCGTGTCGTGAAACAATTGAGGCCAAATGGAGTGCTGACTCCACTGCTTAGTCCCTCACTTGGCTAAACCCCCCTTAAGggcaaatgtgtttgtgttgtgaatgtgtgtgcacaAAAGTGTATgtgtggtgtttttatttttaatttttatttgttttataacagtgctatttttctttattttaaaactcAAAGTGTTGTTGTGATTTTTGGGGGACGGTAacagaaaaatataatttccaCTCACATGAATGACAATAGTTGATGTGACATATGAGTAAAGTGAGTTGTGAGCttgatcacaaaacaaaataaactaatcaatcaaggtaccactgtattaggCACATGCGCAGAGAAACTGCTAGTGGTGCTCCAGCACCAGCCCTTTTAGCCTGGATGAGAAAAGTGCCCTTTACCTGgatcccatttaaaaaaaaaaaaaaaaaaccctgtttcTGACATTAATTCACCCTCTCAGTGTTTTTGATATCAGGATTAATTATTTGACCCTTACTAGGTCAGAGTGCACACAAGCGCCAGCTATTTGAACTTCAGCGTCCAGATTCTCTTCTATTCACCTCCTTTGTGAATAGTTTTATTGAATGTGTTGATCATTTGGAAAGAAATTAGTGCTTAAAAACATTTACTACAGTTTTTCTCAATtgtctgaatattttttttgcaatgtgtgCCCTCATTTATTTTGGCTTGAGCACCTACCTGCTACTGAAGAAGGTCCTGTATTATTAGGCTTATATTTTGTTACACCAAAGTGTAACTGACTCGTCATTTTGTCTCCTGTCCTTGCAGTTCTCTGGAGTCCAGGGGCTAAGCGCTTCAACACCCCATCGTACCTGACGCTTGTGTCCCAGTTTGAGGCATGACCATAGACGAGTAGTTAACCAAAGTAGCCTACTAACGCCagctacctgaaatgaagccaaACGCTGCTGTTTGGCTTTCTCCCCATTTCTTAGGAAAATACAGTGATAGCTTGTAGCGTCAAATCCCGATGTGTAATCTTCTCCAGTCTCCAAACGTTATAAATGTAATCTATATGGTTATGTGGTGGAAGTAGGTCTTAGTGTCCATATTCCGAATTTGTGCACCCTGTGTGGTCCACTGTGCTCCTGATGAGAGAGAGGCATGTGTAAAATGACCCTTAGGCCTTCAAGACCATTTCTGTGACAGATACCCCAAGAGCCGGAAATACCCTCATTGGCTGCTACGGTATATGCAACATTAGGTTTTAGGCTTtatatcattatttatttagttcCCTGATATACTCATGGAATAAACCGTGTCAGTCAAACTTTGTCCttctgattgcttttttttttttttttttttttttccctccactttAAGTCATCACATTTatagatcattttacacttgagactcAAAACAGCGAGTCCCTGAAACTTCTCATCAGTGAATACAGATAAGTAAACCTTGGCTATATGACTCTTGTTGCTTCACAGTCCCGCAGTATTGCCGATTTTTTGTTCAGTTAGTcccatgtttttgtgttatccgTTGCTCTTGCGATCTCAATTTATTATCTTACAGGCTACCAtgtcagcaattttttttaggatatATATTACCAAAAACTGTCACGATGAATGAtagtattgtttttctttctgccaCTGATATGATGTCATTGATACGGACGCGTATTGctgtcacccaaaaaaaaaaaaaattctgtttttcgggctattatttttccctctgttttttgggcaaattttttctgttttcgggCTAATATATTTCCTTCAGTTTTTCAGGCTAATTCTTTGTTTTTCGGacaaattttttccccctctttttttcaagcaaatttTTTTCAGAGTTATCGGGACACATCAAACTCACGCGAGAACCTGTGAATGTCCTGTGAACCTGTGAAAGTCGACAAGGTAATAACGATACCATCTATGTGACTCAAAGACAAGGGAATCTCCCAGTGTCTTAATCCTATATCAAAATAAAGTTTGATCAAAGCAAATAACATGGTCATTTTCCTTATTAGGGAGTCCGCCAAGAGTCACTTGTTCATAGCTTCTCGCAtgagtttgtgtgtcccgataattttggggaaaaaatggcccgaaaaaaaggatttttattttttttgtgacagtaATACCCTTCTGTACTTCCATACATTGAGCTTTATAATTCAAGTAAAATTTTTGCTGCCTCTTTGCTTTTGAAAATGAGATTTCATCTCGCTACAagtgtttacctggatgactaaaggataaataaaaagcaatataaGGCCCGCCCTCATGCTGCTGGACTGTTGTGAGACTTTTACCTGACAATCAAATCATGCTGAAAATCTACTGCGTGAACACTGATGCGTGTCACTGCGATTATGGTGTCTAAACGGTTAACTTTGCTGTGTTGTGAGTGGCGCGGTGGGTGTTACCACGACAATGATCATTTATTGAGTCCAGAAAAAACTCCCATCTCGATTGGATGAAATAATAACCTGCCCTACTCTGCCTCTGATTGGCTAACACCAAAACTGGATTTGTACTTTTGAGTTGCTGTGTGGAAGCGCAACTCTAAaatccacaaacacacagacttcttagacttttttttttttttccaacccacTTCAGGATTGTGACTCTTCCATATTAAATTCAACCAGCATACAGCAATAGCGCAGCTATGCAGGAGATTATGATCCATGTTACATTCTTGATGTCATCTCCACTCTCTTGACCAAGGACCTGCTCACGTCTGAGAGGGAACGACATCCTGCGCCCACAAAGACAAAGGATTAGACGTGCctaattttgcacatttgtagGTGAACGTGTACTACCTGCCAAGGCCATAGCTAGTGTCAGCTCATCTTTGAGAAGTTGCAGAACTGCAGTAACACCTTGTTCCCCCTGAAGATGAAACACATTATCAGCACCGCATCttttgaaacacattttgtttattgTACGTTATTGCACACAGTTTGCACATGATtcagccttttttatttttattttgaagatttGGTCCTggcggcagggtggatcagctggtaaagtgttggcctcatacttctgaggtcccaggctcaatcaacctgtgtggagtttgcatgttctccctgtgcctgcatgggttttgtccCGGTACTccagattcctcccacatcccaaaaacatgaattggacactctaaattgcccttaggtgtgattgtgagtgcgactgttatctgtctccatgtgccctgcgattggctggcaaccagttcagggtgtaccacgcctcctgaccgtcaacagctgggataggctccaggactctgcgcgacccttgtgaggataagtggcaaagaaaatggatggatggatggatggatttggtcCAGAGCAaaagaggagaacatgcaaaattccaCACAAGATGGCCCGATCCAAAATTGGATCCCAGGACTGCTTGACTTTGAGGCAGGTGTGTGAACCACTCTGTTACTTCACAATATAACCTAATTCCATGGAATAAACATTAATTGTAatcattttaaacattacaCAATTCACTGCAAACAGCTGAAGTTGGAACAGGCAAAACATAACATGAGCGCCATCCCAGGCGGTTCCCTTGAAATTCCAAACTTGGTATTCCTCACCTCACAGGTGAGGCCCCACAACACAGGCCTGCCAATGAAAACGGTCTTCGCTCCCAAGGCGAGCGCCTTCAGGATGTCGGTCCCTCGCCTCACTCCGCCATCCAGGTAGACATCGCATCGACCTCCTGCTGCCTCCACAACCTCCTCCAACACGTCCAGCTACACACATAAACATGTCTAGATCCAACATTCATATGAGGAATCGCTCTTACTGTTACTGAAGCATGCAGAACGAAAGATGCATGATTGTAAACGGGGCTTAACATTAACACCCCCCTACCTGCTAAATTCAGGTGAATTTTTGCAAATACGCACACACATTTTACAATATAAACaaatgacattgaaacacaCTGTGGCAGGAACCCCATCCAGCTGTCGAGCTCCATGGTTGGACACCAAGATGCCATCAACGCCGTAGCTCACAGCCCTGGCGGCATCCTCCCctgagtacacacacacaagttttgACATATAGTACGTGATTATTTcctttaaaccatttttttcctcacttttcaAAAGTCTTAGAAACTGATATGTTGTGTGTCCTTGTACCAGTTAGTACTCCTTTCACAATAACAGGTAGGCGTGTGTTTTTCTTCAACCAGGTAATATCGTCCCAGCAGAGAGCCGGATCGATGGCTTTTGTGACATAAACAGCCAAACCGCTGTCAGTGCCGTAGTCTCCCTCCGAGAAAGCCAAGGAGTCTGTCGAGAAGTTCGACAATCTGGAACACGGACACGTCCGGAAGATAGACATGAAGCAAGACATCCAACTTcaggtccatgtactagtataCTCTTTGTCTTCTTGATTACAACAAATTTGGCGTACAAGAACACTGTGTGTTACTTTTGAAGCCAAAATGTGTACTACTTGAAAACTGAATGCTACTCGTACTACAATTGACCTCAAAATGATGTAGTGCGCCAGTCGTTGTACAGTAGCGCATAGATGTTAACTAATGCGCAGTTTGGCCTCACTAGTACTTGGAGTACACCAAACGTTTCCGACTATTGAGAACAAAGATCTTAATGCATGCCTACTAATTGGGGCATTGCTAGTGCAACTGTAGTTTAGTTTTGATCCCACACTGGTAGGCCAAAGATGGCACGagtagtggggaaaaaagaatcATACAAAGACATGGTTTTTCCACTAATATGCTGAATTGACAAAGAGGACatcgaataaatgctcaaacggctTTCAAATTCTTACCGCAGATGTGATGGCAGTTTAAAGCAGTTCCGCATGTCCTCCAGTCTCCTCCCCAAGTACGGTGTATCCACGGTAACAAAGATGGCCCCGTAGCCCGCCTCCTCTGCCCGGCGCACCAGCGAGAGCGTGAGCGCTCTGTCCTTGTAGATGTAGAGCTGCAGCCACAGCACAGCGCCGACGCCCGGCGAGGTCGTCGTCGCTGACATCACTTCCTCTATGGTGGAGGTGGCCCAGGAGCTCAGCATCATCCCCGTCCCCGCTGCCCGGCATGCTAGGTCCAAATCCCATTCAGAATGTTACAGCGCTTGAATGCATTGTTGATCTAATTGCACTTACAACTATATTGGCGcaagttgaggagtttcattcaGACAAAACTAATGCTTTGTGTCACGTCCCAAAtccaggaactcggaagacgcaaggtagttcaagaagagacacgtttattgtatgcagaggtcggggatcgagcaggcagtccggtcatacaaatcacggtcctcctcatattccgaaaagtcagagtccagaagaatatgaggatccggacgggtcgtgttcgggacgtattcatacctcgctggcggaccgtaagacacggaagtggaggacgtcaaggagcctacccggattggacaggcttggtcctccggcagacggtctaccttgcgtcggtcccggcgacgccgggtcctccctgctgggttctgttgtggccagttcgttctgtcacgtcccatctgaacgagaggtaggacccaaatgcaggaactcggaagacgcaaggtagttcaagaagagacacgtttattgtatgcagaggtcggggatcgagcaggcagtccggtgcagcagcggtacttgtgacgtcgggcgacgagaacagatgagtgggcaggcagtagtcagtacacggggaaacaatcagcgcaggcagaagtatcgaaggagtcaggcttacagggttggtcggagaacggacgaaggtcggtacacacaggttcaatcagggatacgagagtgctggaacgg contains these protein-coding regions:
- the hao1 gene encoding hydroxyacid oxidase 1 encodes the protein MSGKRVCVSDFELEARKVLPKAVYDYYSSGAEEQVTLADNVAAFKRWRLIPRVLRDVSSVDLRVSVLGHELSMPLCVGATAMQRMAHPDGETATARACRAAGTGMMLSSWATSTIEEVMSATTTSPGVGAVLWLQLYIYKDRALTLSLVRRAEEAGYGAIFVTVDTPYLGRRLEDMRNCFKLPSHLRLSNFSTDSLAFSEGDYGTDSGLAVYVTKAIDPALCWDDITWLKKNTRLPVIVKGVLTGEDAARAVSYGVDGILVSNHGARQLDGVPATLDVLEEVVEAAGGRCDVYLDGGVRRGTDILKALALGAKTVFIGRPVLWGLTCEGEQGVTAVLQLLKDELTLAMALAGCRSLSDVSRSLVKRVEMTSRM
- the lin7b gene encoding protein lin-7 homolog B; this encodes MMSSFYHPAKEADMAAMAEPLCLERDVCRVIELLDRLQRRGELPPPKLQALQRVLQSKFCAAIREVYEQLYDTLDIVGGPEVRAQATAKATVAAFAASEGHAHPRVVELPKTDEGLGFNIMGGKEQNSPIYISRVIPAGVADRQGGLKRGDQLLSVNGVTVEGEHHEKAVELLKAAQGSVKLVVRYTPKVLEEMEARFEKMRTARRRQQHTSYTSLESRG